GCCGCGATGGGCGAAGACACCTACCAGCGCAACCACGCCAAATCCTGACCGCTCCCGAATCTGGAGCCGCTGCCGCAGGCGGTGATGGTGCGCGGTGGCCCCGCGCTTGCCGGCCACCCCACAAACCTTCAGGAGCGCCGCAGGGTCTTCTGCCGCAGGATATAGAGACTCACTAGCACTGCGCTGGTCAGCATGAAGCCCCGGGCCCAGGGCGATGGCACCAGGTAGCAGGAGAAGCCGATGCTCAACCACATCAGGCCGATGGCGTAGACCTTGCCCTTGAGCGGAATGCCGTTGCCGTCGAGATAGTCGCGGATCCACGGACCCAGGCGCGGGTGTTGCACCAGCCATTGGTAGAAGCGTGGCGAGCTACGGGCAAAGCAGGCGGCTGCCAGCAGCAGGAAAGGCGTGGTAGGCAATACAGGAAGGAAGATGCCCACTACCCCCAGCGCTACGCTCGACCAGCCGATGGCCAGCAGAACGTAACGCCATAGCATGGGGCGTTGGCCTATGGGCTTGGCCATAGGCAACGACTCAGTGGTGGCGCGGCTTGAGCAGTGCAGGTTTTTCGTCGGGGGCGTTGCACAGCAGGTACAGCGCGGTCAGCGCTTCCGGGATCTGCACGATCATGTCGTCCATCAGGTTGGCATCGCTGGCGATGTCGGAGAACTCCGGCTGTTCGTCGAACAGGCCGGAACCCACCATGATTGGCAGCAGCATCTCGCTGACTTCTTCCTCGGCGGTTTCGAACCAGGCCGCTTCACGCAGGAACACGCCTTCCATGAAGCCGATGCACCAGCCGCGCAGGTCGGAGTCGTCCGGGTCCTCGCCCAGGTCGAGTTCGCAGGGCAGCTCGAATTCTTCGTCGGAAGCCAGTTGGCGGGCGATGTGCGCCTTGAGGGCCAGCAGGGTCGACTCGATGGCTTCGCGTTCGGCGTCGTCACGGTAGTGCGGCTCTTCGGCGAACAGGGCGTCGATCCATTCACGGTCCGGAACGCTTTCCGAGCAGATGGACAGCGCGGTCAGGTAGCCGTGAGCGGCCACGTAGTCCAGCGCCTCGTCGTGCAGATCATCTGCATCGAGGAAGACTTGCAGGCGGGTTAGTTGCTCAGCGAAGGACATTGACGGCTACCTTGGGGAATAAACGATGCTGAATTCTAGGCTTTCTTGCGCGCTCAAGCCAGCCGCGGTGCCGATTTGAGCGGTTCTAAAGGTTACCAGCGGTCCATTGTCGGTGCCCTCTGCCGGGAAGGGGTCGGGTATACTCGCGCGTTTTGTGATGCCCTGCAGGCTGGCCGTCCGCTCCGGACAAGTCCGCTAACGCAAATGTCGGTGAAGCGTGCCGGCTTTTCGTCCAGTCTGCCCCCAGGGATTTCAGCGATTTTTGGAGTTTTTCATGCTCGAACAGGCTCAACGCGTCCTCAAGGACATCTTCGGCTACGACAGTTTCCGTGGTCGCCAAGGTGCGATCATTGAGCGCGTGGCCAGCGGCGGCGATGCCTTGGTACTGATGCCCACCGGTGGTGGCAAGTCGCTGTGTTTCCAGGTCCCGGCGCTACTTCGCGAAGGGCTGGCGGTAGTGGTTTCGCCGCTGATCGCGCTGATGGACGACCAGGTTGCGACCCTGGAGGAACTCGGTGTCGCGGCGGCAGCCTTGAACTCCACCCTCAGCGCCGAGCAGCAGCGTGACCTGGCCGCGCGCATCCGGCGCGGCGAAGTGAAGATGCTCTACCTGGCCCCCGAGCGCCTGGTCCAGCCGCGCATGCTGGCGTTTCTGCAGAGCTTGGAAATCGCCTTGTTCGCGATTGATGAAGCCCACTGTGTGTCCCAGTGGGGCCACGACTTCCGCCCCGAATACCTGCAATTGGGGCAACTGGCGGAAATGTTCCCCCAGGTGCCGCGCATTGCCCTGACTGCCACGGCTGACAAGCGCACCCGGGAAGAGATCGTCAATCGCCTGCACCTGCAGGACGCCGAGCGTTTTCTCTCCAGCTTCGACCGGCCGAACATCTTCTATCGCATCGTGCCCAAGGAGCAGCCACGCAAGCAGTTGCAGGCCTTCCTCAACGAGCGGCGCAGCGATGCCGGGATCGTCTATTGCCTGTCGCGCAAAAAGGTCGACGAAGTGGCTGCATTTCTCTGCGAGCAGGGTTTCACCGCGCTGCCCTACCATGCCGGGTTGCCCAATGAGCTACGGGCCTATCACCAGAAGCGCTTCCTCAACGAAGAAGGCCTGATCATGGTGGCCACCATTGCCTTCGGCATGGGCATCGACAAGCCCAACGTGCGCTTCGTGGCCCACATGGACTTGCCCAAGTCACTGGAAGCCTACTACCAGGAGACCGGTCGCGCCGGTCGTGACGGCCTGCCGGCAGACGCCTGGATGGCTTACGGGCTGCAGGACGTGCTGATGCTCAAGCAGATGCTGCAGAACTCCGAGGGCGACGAGCGCCACAAGCGTCTTGAGCAGCACAAGCTCGATGCGATGCTGGCCCTGTGCGAGGAAACCCGTTGCCGGCGCCAGACCCTGCTGGCCTATTTCGATGAAGACATGCCGCAACCCTGCGGTCACTGCGACAACTGCGTCGATGGGGTACAGACCTGGGACGCCACCGAGCCGGCACGCCAGGCGCTGTCGGCGATCTATCGCACTGGCCAGCGCTACGGCGTCGGTCACCTGGTGGATGTGCTGCTGGGCAAGGACACGGAAAAGGTCCGCAGTTTCGGCCATCAGCACCTGTCGGTATTTGGTGTCGGCAAGGCCCGCAGCGAAGGCGAATGGCGCTCGCTGTTTCGCCAGTTGGTGGCCCGCGGCCTGGCCGACATCGATCTGGAAGGTTATGGCGGCCTGCGCCTGAGCGACAGCTGCCGCCCGCTGCTCAAGGGCGAAGTGACCCTGGAGTTGCGTCGTGATCTCAAGCCGCAAACCACCCCCAAGAGCAGCACCAGCCAGGCCAGCCAGCTGGTACGGGGCGAGGAGCGCGAGCAGTGGGAAGCGCTGCGGGCCCTGCGACGCAAGCTGGCGGAAGAACATGGGGTGCCGCCTTATGTCATTTTCCCCGATTCCACCTTGCTCGAAATGCTCCGCAGCCAGCCCGGCTCCATGGCCGAAATGGCCGAGGTCAGCGGCGTGGGTGCGCGCAAGCTGGAGCGTTATGGCGCAGCCTTCCTCGAAGTCCTCGGCGGCGGTGTCGAGGCGCCGAAAGTGGTTGCCGACCTGCGCCATGAACTGATCACCCTGGCTCGTGCGGGGATGACCCCGGTGCAGATCGCCGGCCAGTTGCAGTGCACGGAAAAGAACGTCTACACCCTGCTCGCCGAAGCCATCGGCAAGCAGCAGCTGTCGCTGGAGCAGGCCCTGGACTTGCCGGAAGACCTGCTGGGAGAGATCCAGGATGCGTTCCTCGACGGCGAGGGCGAGTTGCCGCCCGTGGCCGAGGTTATCCCGGTGTTTGCCGGAAGGGTGCCGGAAGGGGTGCTGTATTGCGTGCGTGCGGCCTTGGAGTCGGAGTTTGAAATGTGAAGGGGTGCGTCAATGTTGTAACGATTCAGTCCCTTACAGGCCTTGCCTCCGGGCAAGGGGCATGCTTAGCTGACTAATAATTAGTTTTTCTTTATTTTCAGTCTGATCATGAGTGTTTTATGCCGTTAACCGATGAACACCGTTTTGGTATGCAGCTGGCGCATATGTCTCGCGGCTGGCGTGCCGAACTGGACCGCCGCCTGGCGGGGCTCGGCCTGTCCCAGGCCCGCTGGCTGGTGCTGTTGCATTTGGCCCGCTTCGAAGAGGCGCCCACTCAGCGCGAGCTGGCGCAAAGCGTCGGCGTAGAAGGGCCGACCCTGGCCCGGCTGCTGGACAGCCTGGAAACCCAGGGCCTGGTTCAGCGCCAGTCGGTGGTGGAAGATCGCCGGGCGAAGAAAATCGTTCTCTGTCCGTCCGCCCGGCCCTTGATCGAACAGATCGAAACCATCGCCACCGCCCTGCGTCATGAGCTGTTCGTTGGCGTTGACGAAGAAGACCTGCGGGTCTGCATTCGCGTTCATGAACGCATCCTGGCCAATCTGGAAAAATCCTGACGCCTTCAACCGGGGTTGCCTGACCCCGGTTTGTCTTGTTCCTCCCCCATTCTGAATTCAAGCCTGCTGCGCCCAGGGGCGTTTTTTGCGTGCCTGTCAAAAGGTCTGGCCCAGATTCAGTGACAGGGCTTTCTGGTTGTCGTCGTTGAAGCCGTAGCTGAAGTTCAGCGGCCCCAGCGGCGTGTCGAAGCCGAGAAAGATGCTTGCCGCGTTGATGTAGCCGCTGTCGAAGGCATTGTCGTTGTTCCACACCCGGCCCCGCTCCAGCGAGCCTCCCAGGTACAGTGGAAAGTCCAGGGGCAGATAGGAGCGCGGTGTCAGGCGACGGAAGTACACGGCGCGAGCCAGGCTGATGTTCTGCCCGGAGAGGGCGTCCTGACGGAAACCGGACAGTTGTCGAGCTCCACCGAGCAGGAAGCTGGACGTCACCACGTCGGCGTTGTCCAGGGTCCGGCCATAGCGACCGCCCAGGACAAAGGTATTGGGGCCGCTGCTCAGCGCCTTGTCCAGCTTGAACTCCCACTGCCGGTAGCGATTGTCCGAACCCAGGCTCGGTTCGAACTGGCGCAGGCTCAGCTTGATGTCTTCGCCGGAGTGAGGAAAGTAGACGTTGTCCAGCGAGTCGAAGGAGTACTGCAACTGGTAGTAGCCTTCGTTGAAGTTTTCGCTGGGCAGGTTATGGTCGCCGATGCGCACATCGGCCTTGCCCCAGGCCTCGCCGACGCCGAAACGCACTTCGCCGCTGTTGCCGATCTGGCGCCCTAGGTTGAGCCCGAAACCGTAGCGTTCCACGCGATATTCGGCGATCGGGTCGTTGTCCAGCACCGCCTCGACGTTCTGCGCTTCGGCGGCGATGAAGGGCGCAATGAAGTAGCGTGAACCGGCATCCAGTGGCTGGTAGAACTCGCTGTAGAGTTCCTGCTGATCACCGATCTGCACCCGGGTCAGCCATTCTGCACCCAGGCTGTTGATGCCGTTCATGCGGTAGCTGGCGCCGATATTGAACGCGCTGTCGCCACGCATGTCATCGGACAGGTTCAGCCCCAGGCGCAGGTAGTCGGTACCACTGCGCTTGCCCCGGGCGCTGATCACCAGGGTGTTGTCCTGCCCCTTGTGGGCTACGCGATACTGCACCTGTTCGAAGAAATCCAGGCCGTACAGGGTGCCCATGTCGGTTTCCAGGCGGCCCAGGTCCAGCGGCTCGCCGATGCGCTGGCGGATGTAGTAGCGGATCACTTCGTCGCTGACCTTGGAGTCGTTTTCCACCTTGATCGCGCTGATGATCGGAGTGCGCTGGCTGGGCTGGCGCGCAGCGGTCAGTTCGGCATCCAGCGCATGGGCCGGACGCAGACGGGCCAGGCGCGCGTCGAGGATGCGGGTGGCGCGGTAGCCGGCGTCGATCATTTCCTGGGCCCGGCCAAAGTCGGTAACGCCAAAGCTCGACAGCGCTGGCTGGATCAGCACGTCGTCCTTGTGCAGTGCCGCCAGTTGCACCTCCGAGTTGCGCCGGGTCATCAGGGTGATGGACTGGTTGAGCACGTCGACCACGGTATTGAGTTGCTTGCGCGAACGCAGCGGTGTGCCGATGTCCACCACGATGGCGATGTCGACTCCCATGTCCCGCGCCACGTCCAGGGGAATGTTATCGGTCATGCCGCCGTCCACCAGCAGACGGCCATCCAGTTCCACCGGTGCGAAGACCGCCGGGATCGACATGCTGGCGCGGATCACCTGGGGCAGGTGGCCCTTGCGAAACACCACTTTCTCGCCGCTGGCGATATCGGTGGCCACGGCCCGGAAGGGGATCGGCAGCTTGTCGAAGTCACGGGTATCGCTGGCGTGGGCCAGCTTGCTTTCCAGCAGCAGTGCCAGGTTCTGTCCCTGGATCACCCCCAGCGGCAGGCCCAGGCTGCCATCGTCGCGGAAGCTGAGCTTCTGCTTGACCAGAAAATCCCGGTCGTCCTGCTTGCGCCGGAACGGCACGTCTTCCCGGGGCGGGGCATCGGACAAGGCCTGTCGCCAGTCGATGTTCAGCGCAAGCTTTTCCAGCTCGTCGATCTTGTAGCCCGAGGCATACAGCCCGCCGATCACCGCGCCCATGCTGGTGCCGGCGATGGCGTCGATGCGGATGCCCTGTTCCTCCAGGGCCTTGAGCACCCCGATGTGGGCCAGGCCGCGGGCGGCGCCCCCAGACAGCACCAGGCCGATTTTCGGTCGTGGCGCTTCGGCAGATTGAGCGAGCAAGGGCAGCAGGCAGAGGAACAGGCAGGACAGCAGGCGGCGCATTACGGTTCTCGGGGCGGGCGATAAAGCCGGCTATTATAACGACGCCCTTGAATCCAGGAGTCGGCCGTACCATGACTGAACGTAAACCCGAAGTGATCATCACCTATTGCACCCAATGCCAGTGGCTACTGCGGGCGGCGTGGCTGGCCCAGGAGCTGTTGAGCACCTTCAGCGACGACCTGGGCAAGGTGTCCCTGGAGCCGGCAACCGGCGGGGCCTTTCGCATCACCTGCGATGGCGTGCAGATCTGGGAGCGCAAGGCCGATGGTGGCTTTCCCGAGGCCAAGGTGCTGAAGCAGCGGGTTCGCGACCAGATAGACCCCGAGCGCGACCTGGGTCACAACGACCGTACTCAGTGAGAACCGGCTTCAGCCGTGGCTGCCTTGCTGCCCGAACCCGCCGACAGGCGGCTTGAAACCACGATGGCAACGATGATCAAGGCCCCACCGAACAACATGCGCAGGGTCGGGTTTTCGCCGAACAGCAACCAGGCCACGGTAATTCCGTAGACCGGTTCCAGGGCAAACACCACCGCTGCGGTGCGCGCCTTGATCACTGCCAGGCTGGCGACAAACAGGCTGTGGGCCAGACCGGTGCAGAAAATTCCCAGCAGGCTGATCCACAGCCAGTCCATGGCCCGCACCTGGCCAAGCTCGGGAGCCGCCACCGGCAACAGGCACAGGGCGACCACCACGTTTTGACAGAGCGCTGCCTGCACCGCGGGGATCCGCCCGGAGCTGGCACGGTTGTTCAGTGACAGCAGCGCAAACAGCAGGCCCGAGCCCACGGCCCAGAGCAGGCCGGTGGTGGCCTGGCTGGCCAGGTCGAAGTCCGGGGTCACCAGCACCAGGCCGATGCTGACCAGCAGCACCAACAGCATTTCGTTGAAGCGGATCCGCTCGCGGAAGATCAGGCCTTCGAGAATCACGGTGAACGCCGGGAAACTGGCAAAGCCCAGGGTCGCGATAGCCACCCCCGCGACCTTCACCGCCACGAAGAAACTCACCCAGTGCCCGGCCAGCAGCAGGCCGCTGAGCAGCAGGCGCCGCCAATCGGTGGCGGCCAGTTTCTGCCAGGGGGTGTTGCTCGCCAGGCGGGCGAAGACACCCAGGGCGAGCACGGCAAAGGCTGCACGGCCGAAGACGATGACCGCGGGCGAAGCGGCGGCGAGCTTACCGAATACACCGGTCAGGCCGAACATCAGGGCACCGATATGCAAGGCGCCAAGGGCGGTACGCGGAGTCATTTTTATCCTTAACCACAAGACGGGCAGTAATGGCCTTAGGCGGCAATGGGCTCAGTCTACGGGCGGGGCGGCCTGTTGGTCTGTCGCGATCCTGGCGTTTTTTGTCGAAGGACTAGCGTCTGCCCCTTGGCGCAGTTGGCGCGGCGAGTGGCCGTACTGCCGCAGTATCGCCGCGGCAAAGGCACTCTGGGAGCTGTAACCCACGCGGCTGGCGATTTCGCCCATGGGCAAGGTCGATCCGCGCAACAGTTCCAGGGCCATGTGCAAGCGCCGGCGTCGCACGTATTCCATGGGGCTGGCCCCGCACTCGGCGATGAACCGTGCATGCAGGCGGGCAGCGGACAGCCCGGCGATACGGGCCAGGTCGGCCACCTGCAAGGGGTGGGCGGCGTGATGATCGATATGGGCATTCAGGGCGGCATAGGGCAGGCGGCGCTCGCGGGGCTGGCTGTCGGCGCGATGATTGAGGCTGGCCAGCAGCAAGACCGCGCCTTGCTGGGCAATCAAGGGGTCGTCCACCGGGCTGTCCGCCAGCCAGTTGACCAGGCGGCTCTGGCTCGGCCCCAGGACCTGGTGTCGGGGCGCATCGAGCAAACGCCGACTGGCCTCTGCATGTTCCCCCAACGATTGCTGAACCCAGTGTTCGCCGGGTATGTCCAGCACCAGGCAATGGCTGCCGCTGGGGCTGCCGCAGACATGCCGGGCGCCGGCCGGCACCACCACGAAGCTCTGCTGCTGCACCTGGCTGCCCTGGCCTTCGACTTCGAAATCGAGCTGGCCACGCAGGCCGAACACCAGTTGCGCATGTTCGTGGCTGTGGGCGATCAGGTCATGGGTGTAGTGGCGCAGAGTGAGGATAGATCCCATCACGGTCTCCTTGGCAGGCGGCCAGTCTACACCGGCGGTCGGGCGTTTCGCGCTGTCATCGCACTGCCGCATTTGTGTCATGGGCTATTAATCGCTGGGGCGCAAGCTCGCAAAAAATCCAGGAGAGCGTCCATGACCCATGCCGAACTCGCCAAGCCCAGCCGCAAGCAACGGGTGCGGACCCTGTGGATTTCAGATGTGCACCTGGGCACCCGGGATTGCCAGGCCGAACACCTGGCGCGCTTTCTCAAGGCCTATCACGCCGATCGTATCTATCTGGTGGGCGACATCATCGATGGTTGGAAGCTGCGCGGCGGCATGTACTGGCCCCAGGCCCATACCAACGTGATCCGGCGCCTGCTGACCATGAGCAAGCGTGGTACCGAGGTGATCTACGTCACCGGCAACCACGACGAATTCCTGCGGCGCTACTCCAGGCTGATTCTCGGCAATATCCAACTGGTGGACGAGGCGGTACATGTCACTGCGGACGGGCGTCATCTGCTGGTGATCCACGGCGATCAGTTCGATGTGATTACTCGCTATCACCGCTGGCTGGCCTTTCTCGGCGACTCGGCCTACGAATTCACCCTGACCCTCAACCGCTGGCTCAACCACTGGCGGGCGCGTTATGGCTATGGGTACTGGTCGCTGTCGGCCTACCTCAAGCACAAGGTCAAGACGGCGGTGAGCTTCATCAGCGATTTCGAGGAAGCCATTGCCCACGAATGCGTCAAGCGCGAGTTGCACGGGGTGGTCTGTGGCCATATTCACCATGCCGAGATCCGCAAGGTGGGCGAGGTGGATTACCTCAATTGCGGTGACTGGGTGGAGTCCTGCACGGCCCTGATCGAGCACTGGGACGGCAGCATCGAACTCTATCGCCTGGCCGAAGCCCAGGCCCGTGAGGCCCTGCTCAAGGCTGAGCGGATGAAAGTCGCGGAGCCGGCCTGAGCCCTGGGCCGGCCACCGTTTTTCAGGCCGGGCTGGCCTGCTCCATGGCCGCCTTGTACAGCGACTGCCGGGGCTGGGCGAACAGCCGTTGCAGCATGGGCTCGAAGAAGCTCAGGGGCAGGCTCTCGTAGGCCGGATCGAAGGCGGCGGCGTCGTACTTGGCGCAGAACTCGGCGGTGTACTGGTACAGCGGGTGGTCACTGAACTGCTCGCGCAGGTGGCGATCCATGCCCAGGTGATGGAAGAAGTAGTAACCCTGGAAGATCCCGTGCTTCTCCACCATCCACAGGTTTTCCGGGCTGACAAAGGGCTTGAGAATGGCGGCGGCGATATCCGGATGGTTATAGGAACCCAGGGTATCGCCAATGTCGTGGAGCAGGGCGCAGACCACGTATTCCTCGTCGCGCCCGTCATGCCAGGCGCGGCTGGCGGTCTGCAGCGAATGGGTCAGGCGGTCCACCGGGAAGCCGCCGAAGTCGCCTTCCAGCAATTGCAGGTGGGCCAGGATGCGTGTCGGCAACTGCTTGGCGTAGGCACTGAAATCCGCGGCGATGATCGCCCAGTCCTCCTGGGTACCGTCCTGCATATGGGTAAAGCGCGCATGGGTGTTCATCGGCCATCCTCTTGTTGTCATGGGGCGGGTCTGCAAGGCCTGGCCCTGTGGGGAGCCGCTGGCGGCCCTGGGGTCTAGAAGGGCACCTTGCCGAGGATCATGTCGCGGTACATGACGAAGTCCCCCAGCAGGCTGTACAGCGGATGCTGGAAGGTGGCCGGGCGGTTTTTCTCGAAGAAGAAATGCCCGACCCAGGCGAAGCCATAGCCGGCTATCGGCAACACCAGCAGCAGCCACCAGGCGCCTTTGCCGATGGCCAGGGCGAGGATGAAGATCACCAGGCTGGTGCCGATGAAGTGCAGGCGTCGGCAGGTGCTGTCGCTGTGCTCGCTCAGGTAGTAGGGGTAGAACTCGGCGAAGCTGTTGAACTGTCGGATGTTTTCCATGGCCGCGATCTCTGTGTCTGTTGTTCTGTCGGCGGATGTTCGGCGGGGAGCTTATTTGAGTCTAGAGTCCTTGGCGGCGCAGGCCAGTGACAATAGGCGCCACTTTAGTATCCTTGGGAAATTGGCCGTAGCATGCGGCTCATCATGTAAGAACCCCTCATGAGCGAACGAACGACTTCTGCAAGCTGGACCCTGGGAATCGTCAAGGCCCTGGAGATGGACGGCCTGGATTGCCGGGCCCTGTTCAAGCAGCTGGGGCTCGACTACGGTGCCCTGGAAGATCCCGACGCGCGCTTCACCCAGGACTCCATGACCCGGCTCTGGCAGCGCGCCGTCGAGCTTTCCGGCAACCCGGCGATCGGCCTGAACATGGGCAAGGTGGTGCGTCCGGCGTCTTTTCACGTGGCCGGGTATGCATTGATGTCGAGTCGTACCCTGGCGGAGGGGTTTCAGCGGCTGGTGCGTTATCAGCGGATCATTGCCGAAAGCGCTGACTTGAGTTTCCGCCTTCTTCCCGAGGGCTATGCACTGATCCTGACGGTGCATGGCGACCATTTACCGCCCACCCGGCAAAGTGCCGAGGCTTCGCTGGCCTGTGCCCTGGCCTTGTGCGGCTGGCTGACGGGGCGCGCGTTGCAGCCGCGCAAGGTGTTGCTGCAGGGCGAGCAGCCCGGGGACCTGCAACCCTACAAGGACATGTTCCACGCGCCCCTGGTGTTTGCCGCGCCCTTTGATGCGCTGATCTTCGAGCGTGCCGACATGGAGGCCACGCTGCCCACCGCCAACGAGGCCATGGCCCTGCTGCACGATCGTTTCGCCGGCGAATACCTGGCGCGCTTCTCCGAAAGCCGGGTGACCCACAAGGCGCGGCAGGTCTTGTGTCGCCTGCTGCCCCAGGGGGAGCCCAAGCGCGAGATGGTGGCGCAGACGCTGCACCTGTCCCAGCGCA
The DNA window shown above is from Pseudomonas protegens CHA0 and carries:
- a CDS encoding YbaN family protein, translated to MAKPIGQRPMLWRYVLLAIGWSSVALGVVGIFLPVLPTTPFLLLAAACFARSSPRFYQWLVQHPRLGPWIRDYLDGNGIPLKGKVYAIGLMWLSIGFSCYLVPSPWARGFMLTSAVLVSLYILRQKTLRRS
- a CDS encoding YecA family protein — translated: MSFAEQLTRLQVFLDADDLHDEALDYVAAHGYLTALSICSESVPDREWIDALFAEEPHYRDDAEREAIESTLLALKAHIARQLASDEEFELPCELDLGEDPDDSDLRGWCIGFMEGVFLREAAWFETAEEEVSEMLLPIMVGSGLFDEQPEFSDIASDANLMDDMIVQIPEALTALYLLCNAPDEKPALLKPRHH
- the recQ gene encoding DNA helicase RecQ, which translates into the protein MLEQAQRVLKDIFGYDSFRGRQGAIIERVASGGDALVLMPTGGGKSLCFQVPALLREGLAVVVSPLIALMDDQVATLEELGVAAAALNSTLSAEQQRDLAARIRRGEVKMLYLAPERLVQPRMLAFLQSLEIALFAIDEAHCVSQWGHDFRPEYLQLGQLAEMFPQVPRIALTATADKRTREEIVNRLHLQDAERFLSSFDRPNIFYRIVPKEQPRKQLQAFLNERRSDAGIVYCLSRKKVDEVAAFLCEQGFTALPYHAGLPNELRAYHQKRFLNEEGLIMVATIAFGMGIDKPNVRFVAHMDLPKSLEAYYQETGRAGRDGLPADAWMAYGLQDVLMLKQMLQNSEGDERHKRLEQHKLDAMLALCEETRCRRQTLLAYFDEDMPQPCGHCDNCVDGVQTWDATEPARQALSAIYRTGQRYGVGHLVDVLLGKDTEKVRSFGHQHLSVFGVGKARSEGEWRSLFRQLVARGLADIDLEGYGGLRLSDSCRPLLKGEVTLELRRDLKPQTTPKSSTSQASQLVRGEEREQWEALRALRRKLAEEHGVPPYVIFPDSTLLEMLRSQPGSMAEMAEVSGVGARKLERYGAAFLEVLGGGVEAPKVVADLRHELITLARAGMTPVQIAGQLQCTEKNVYTLLAEAIGKQQLSLEQALDLPEDLLGEIQDAFLDGEGELPPVAEVIPVFAGRVPEGVLYCVRAALESEFEM
- a CDS encoding MarR family transcriptional regulator yields the protein MPLTDEHRFGMQLAHMSRGWRAELDRRLAGLGLSQARWLVLLHLARFEEAPTQRELAQSVGVEGPTLARLLDSLETQGLVQRQSVVEDRRAKKIVLCPSARPLIEQIETIATALRHELFVGVDEEDLRVCIRVHERILANLEKS
- a CDS encoding patatin-like phospholipase family protein; protein product: MRRLLSCLFLCLLPLLAQSAEAPRPKIGLVLSGGAARGLAHIGVLKALEEQGIRIDAIAGTSMGAVIGGLYASGYKIDELEKLALNIDWRQALSDAPPREDVPFRRKQDDRDFLVKQKLSFRDDGSLGLPLGVIQGQNLALLLESKLAHASDTRDFDKLPIPFRAVATDIASGEKVVFRKGHLPQVIRASMSIPAVFAPVELDGRLLVDGGMTDNIPLDVARDMGVDIAIVVDIGTPLRSRKQLNTVVDVLNQSITLMTRRNSEVQLAALHKDDVLIQPALSSFGVTDFGRAQEMIDAGYRATRILDARLARLRPAHALDAELTAARQPSQRTPIISAIKVENDSKVSDEVIRYYIRQRIGEPLDLGRLETDMGTLYGLDFFEQVQYRVAHKGQDNTLVISARGKRSGTDYLRLGLNLSDDMRGDSAFNIGASYRMNGINSLGAEWLTRVQIGDQQELYSEFYQPLDAGSRYFIAPFIAAEAQNVEAVLDNDPIAEYRVERYGFGLNLGRQIGNSGEVRFGVGEAWGKADVRIGDHNLPSENFNEGYYQLQYSFDSLDNVYFPHSGEDIKLSLRQFEPSLGSDNRYRQWEFKLDKALSSGPNTFVLGGRYGRTLDNADVVTSSFLLGGARQLSGFRQDALSGQNISLARAVYFRRLTPRSYLPLDFPLYLGGSLERGRVWNNDNAFDSGYINAASIFLGFDTPLGPLNFSYGFNDDNQKALSLNLGQTF
- a CDS encoding SelT/SelW/SelH family protein, translated to MTERKPEVIITYCTQCQWLLRAAWLAQELLSTFSDDLGKVSLEPATGGAFRITCDGVQIWERKADGGFPEAKVLKQRVRDQIDPERDLGHNDRTQ
- a CDS encoding DMT family transporter; protein product: MTPRTALGALHIGALMFGLTGVFGKLAAASPAVIVFGRAAFAVLALGVFARLASNTPWQKLAATDWRRLLLSGLLLAGHWVSFFVAVKVAGVAIATLGFASFPAFTVILEGLIFRERIRFNEMLLVLLVSIGLVLVTPDFDLASQATTGLLWAVGSGLLFALLSLNNRASSGRIPAVQAALCQNVVVALCLLPVAAPELGQVRAMDWLWISLLGIFCTGLAHSLFVASLAVIKARTAAVVFALEPVYGITVAWLLFGENPTLRMLFGGALIIVAIVVSSRLSAGSGSKAATAEAGSH
- a CDS encoding helix-turn-helix transcriptional regulator encodes the protein MGSILTLRHYTHDLIAHSHEHAQLVFGLRGQLDFEVEGQGSQVQQQSFVVVPAGARHVCGSPSGSHCLVLDIPGEHWVQQSLGEHAEASRRLLDAPRHQVLGPSQSRLVNWLADSPVDDPLIAQQGAVLLLASLNHRADSQPRERRLPYAALNAHIDHHAAHPLQVADLARIAGLSAARLHARFIAECGASPMEYVRRRRLHMALELLRGSTLPMGEIASRVGYSSQSAFAAAILRQYGHSPRQLRQGADASPSTKNARIATDQQAAPPVD
- a CDS encoding UDP-2,3-diacylglucosamine diphosphatase, with translation MTHAELAKPSRKQRVRTLWISDVHLGTRDCQAEHLARFLKAYHADRIYLVGDIIDGWKLRGGMYWPQAHTNVIRRLLTMSKRGTEVIYVTGNHDEFLRRYSRLILGNIQLVDEAVHVTADGRHLLVIHGDQFDVITRYHRWLAFLGDSAYEFTLTLNRWLNHWRARYGYGYWSLSAYLKHKVKTAVSFISDFEEAIAHECVKRELHGVVCGHIHHAEIRKVGEVDYLNCGDWVESCTALIEHWDGSIELYRLAEAQAREALLKAERMKVAEPA
- a CDS encoding HD domain-containing protein, which translates into the protein MNTHARFTHMQDGTQEDWAIIAADFSAYAKQLPTRILAHLQLLEGDFGGFPVDRLTHSLQTASRAWHDGRDEEYVVCALLHDIGDTLGSYNHPDIAAAILKPFVSPENLWMVEKHGIFQGYYFFHHLGMDRHLREQFSDHPLYQYTAEFCAKYDAAAFDPAYESLPLSFFEPMLQRLFAQPRQSLYKAAMEQASPA
- a CDS encoding DUF962 domain-containing protein; protein product: MENIRQFNSFAEFYPYYLSEHSDSTCRRLHFIGTSLVIFILALAIGKGAWWLLLVLPIAGYGFAWVGHFFFEKNRPATFQHPLYSLLGDFVMYRDMILGKVPF
- a CDS encoding AraC family transcriptional regulator; this encodes MSERTTSASWTLGIVKALEMDGLDCRALFKQLGLDYGALEDPDARFTQDSMTRLWQRAVELSGNPAIGLNMGKVVRPASFHVAGYALMSSRTLAEGFQRLVRYQRIIAESADLSFRLLPEGYALILTVHGDHLPPTRQSAEASLACALALCGWLTGRALQPRKVLLQGEQPGDLQPYKDMFHAPLVFAAPFDALIFERADMEATLPTANEAMALLHDRFAGEYLARFSESRVTHKARQVLCRLLPQGEPKREMVAQTLHLSQRTLQRRLQEEGTSFQALLDDTRRELAEQYLAQPRMTLLEIAYLLGFADPSNFFRAFRRWFDATPGEYRARLQAAPAPVNDARMPEYTTRTP